The following coding sequences lie in one Pseudomonas monsensis genomic window:
- the moaE gene encoding molybdopterin synthase catalytic subunit MoaE, with product MAIRVQATPFDPGAEVNAMHAANVGVGAVVSFVGYVRDFNDGLDVAGMFLEHYPGMTEKALGKIAVEAEQRWPLLKLEVLHRIGALEPGEPIVFVGAASAHRQAAFDACAFVMDYLKTRAPFWKKENTSDGPRWVEGRDSDHAAADRWKK from the coding sequence ATGGCGATTCGTGTGCAGGCCACGCCGTTCGATCCGGGTGCCGAAGTCAATGCGATGCATGCGGCCAATGTCGGCGTCGGGGCGGTGGTGAGTTTTGTCGGTTATGTGCGCGACTTCAACGATGGGCTCGATGTCGCCGGGATGTTCCTCGAGCACTACCCGGGCATGACCGAAAAAGCCCTGGGCAAGATCGCTGTAGAAGCCGAGCAGCGCTGGCCGTTGCTGAAACTGGAAGTGCTGCACCGCATCGGCGCGCTGGAGCCCGGCGAGCCGATCGTCTTTGTCGGCGCCGCCAGCGCCCATCGCCAGGCCGCATTCGATGCCTGCGCCTTTGTCATGGACTACCTGAAAACCCGTGCGCCGTTCTGGAAGAAAGAAAACACCAGCGACGGCCCGCGTTGGGTCGAAGGGCGTGACAGCGATCACGCCGCCGCCGATCGCTGGAAGAAATAA
- a CDS encoding MoaD/ThiS family protein — MNLTVKFFARYREALGVDSVKVEGDFATVDDVRALLAQRDGAEVLSEQNLMCARNEDLCQLDEPVVDGDEVAFFPTVTGG; from the coding sequence ATGAACCTGACCGTGAAGTTTTTCGCCCGTTACCGTGAGGCGCTGGGGGTTGATTCGGTAAAGGTCGAAGGTGATTTCGCCACTGTCGATGACGTGCGCGCATTGCTCGCGCAACGTGACGGCGCCGAGGTGTTGAGCGAGCAGAACCTGATGTGTGCGCGCAACGAGGATCTCTGCCAGCTCGACGAGCCAGTGGTCGATGGCGACGAAGTGGCGTTTTTCCCCACCGTGACCGGAGGCTGA
- a CDS encoding ABC transporter substrate-binding protein, which yields MKKFPLITGLALSLLACTSAFAAEQTLRIGIEAAYPPFASKTDKGEIVGFDYDIGNALCAQMKVKCVWVEGEFDGLIPSLKVKKIDMALSSMTINEDRKKSVDFTHKYYFTSSRLVMKDGATVDDQYASLKGKNVGVQRATTTDRYATEVFEPKGINVKRYSNNEEIYMDLAAGRLDAIFADTIPLNDFLSMPRGKGYAFVGPELKDPKYVGEGAGIAVRKGNAELVSQLNTAIDGIRASGEYQKISEKYFKSDIYGD from the coding sequence ATGAAGAAATTCCCCCTCATCACCGGTCTGGCCCTGAGCCTGTTGGCGTGCACCAGCGCGTTCGCCGCCGAGCAAACCCTGCGCATCGGTATCGAAGCGGCTTACCCGCCGTTCGCCTCGAAAACCGACAAGGGCGAAATCGTCGGGTTCGACTACGACATCGGCAATGCCCTGTGCGCGCAGATGAAGGTCAAGTGTGTGTGGGTCGAGGGTGAGTTCGACGGTCTGATTCCTTCGCTCAAGGTGAAGAAAATCGACATGGCCCTGTCGTCGATGACCATCAACGAAGATCGCAAGAAGTCGGTGGATTTCACCCACAAGTACTATTTCACTTCGTCGCGGCTGGTGATGAAGGACGGCGCCACCGTCGATGATCAGTACGCCAGCCTCAAGGGCAAGAACGTCGGCGTGCAGCGCGCCACCACCACCGACCGTTATGCCACCGAGGTGTTCGAACCCAAGGGCATCAACGTCAAGCGCTACAGCAACAACGAAGAAATCTACATGGACCTGGCGGCCGGACGCCTCGATGCCATTTTTGCCGACACCATTCCGTTGAACGACTTTCTGTCGATGCCGCGCGGCAAGGGCTATGCGTTTGTCGGGCCGGAGCTGAAGGATCCGAAGTATGTGGGCGAGGGCGCCGGGATTGCGGTGCGCAAGGGCAATGCCGAGTTGGTCAGCCAGTTGAACACGGCCATCGACGGGATTCGTGCGAGTGGCGAGTATCAGAAAATTTCCGAGAAGTATTTCAAGTCCGACATCTACGGCGACTGA